In Listeria monocytogenes, the following proteins share a genomic window:
- the pyrH gene encoding UMP kinase: MDTPDYKRVVLKLSGEALAGNDGFGINPSVVNLISAQIKEVVELGVEVAIVVGGGNIWRGKLGSEMGMDRAAADQMGMLATIMNSLSLQDSLENIGVATRVQTSIDMRQIAEPYIRRKAIRHLEKGRVVIFAGGTGNPYFSTDTAAALRAAEIEADVILMAKNNVDGVYNADPKLDENAKKYEELSYLDVIKEGLEVMDTTASSLSMDNDIPLIVFSFTEQGNNIKRVILGEKIGTTVRGKK; the protein is encoded by the coding sequence ATGGATACCCCAGATTATAAACGAGTTGTATTAAAATTAAGCGGTGAAGCACTTGCCGGAAATGATGGCTTTGGAATTAACCCGAGCGTGGTCAATTTGATTTCTGCTCAAATCAAAGAAGTAGTAGAACTAGGAGTAGAGGTAGCTATCGTTGTTGGCGGCGGAAATATCTGGCGCGGTAAACTTGGTAGTGAAATGGGAATGGACCGTGCAGCAGCTGACCAAATGGGTATGCTTGCGACTATCATGAATTCCTTATCTTTACAAGATTCCCTTGAAAATATTGGAGTAGCAACACGTGTGCAAACTTCTATTGATATGCGTCAAATTGCGGAACCGTACATTCGTCGTAAAGCGATTCGTCATTTAGAAAAGGGTCGTGTCGTTATTTTTGCAGGTGGAACAGGTAATCCTTATTTCTCCACAGATACAGCGGCAGCACTTAGAGCGGCTGAAATCGAAGCAGATGTTATCTTAATGGCGAAAAATAATGTAGATGGTGTCTACAATGCCGATCCAAAACTAGATGAAAATGCGAAAAAATACGAAGAATTATCTTACCTTGATGTAATTAAAGAAGGTTTAGAAGTAATGGATACTACTGCATCGTCTCTAAGTATGGACAATGATATTCCATTAATCGTCTTCTCATTTACAGAACAAGGCAATAATATTAAACGTGTTATTTTAGGTGAAAAAATTGGGACTACTGTTAGGGGGAAAAAATAA
- the frr gene encoding ribosome recycling factor produces the protein MSKEVLSKSKEKMEKAEQALTRQLGTIRAGRANASLLDRLSVDYYGAATPVNQMASISVPEARMLLITPYDKTILGEIEKAILKSDLGLTPNNDGSVLRLSIPQLTEERRKELVKEVKKEAEEAKVAVRNIRREANEELKKLEKSGDITEDDLRSYGEDVQKLTDESIKNIDSITKDKEAEILEV, from the coding sequence ATGAGTAAAGAAGTATTATCGAAATCCAAAGAAAAAATGGAAAAAGCAGAACAAGCGTTAACAAGACAATTAGGTACAATCCGCGCTGGTCGTGCGAATGCATCACTACTTGACCGTTTATCTGTAGATTATTACGGAGCAGCTACTCCAGTTAACCAAATGGCTTCTATCAGCGTTCCTGAAGCTAGAATGTTGCTAATTACACCTTATGATAAAACCATTTTAGGTGAAATTGAAAAAGCAATTTTGAAATCAGATTTAGGTTTAACACCTAATAATGATGGTTCTGTACTACGTTTATCTATTCCACAATTAACGGAAGAACGTCGTAAAGAGTTGGTTAAAGAAGTGAAAAAAGAAGCGGAAGAAGCGAAAGTTGCGGTTCGTAACATTCGTCGTGAAGCTAATGAAGAATTGAAAAAATTAGAAAAAAGTGGCGATATCACAGAAGACGATTTGCGTTCTTACGGTGAAGACGTTCAAAAATTAACAGATGAAAGCATCAAAAACATCGATAGCATCACGAAAGACAAAGAAGCGGAAATCTTAGAAGTTTAA
- a CDS encoding isoprenyl transferase, whose amino-acid sequence MFKKLFRQDENILNSELAEDLPIPRHVAIIMDGNGRWAKKRFLPRIAGHKEGMDVVKRVTRYANAMGIDVLTLYAFSTENWKRPTDEVDFLMKLPVEFFDSFVPELIEENVRVNVMGYRENLPDHTMRAVEKAIADTAHCTGLTLNFALNYGGRSEIITAAKEAMKELEREGKSAENLTEEMLNDHLMSSGLGDPDLLIRTSGELRLSNFMLWQLAYSEFYFTDTHWPDFSKEDFLQAIIEYQNRSRRFGGL is encoded by the coding sequence ATGTTTAAAAAGCTATTTCGACAAGATGAAAATATATTAAATAGTGAACTTGCAGAAGATTTACCGATTCCACGCCATGTTGCTATTATTATGGACGGTAATGGAAGATGGGCAAAGAAACGTTTCTTACCGCGCATTGCTGGGCATAAGGAAGGTATGGATGTCGTGAAACGAGTGACACGTTATGCTAATGCAATGGGTATTGATGTATTAACACTTTATGCATTTTCAACTGAAAATTGGAAGCGACCTACAGATGAAGTGGATTTTTTAATGAAACTACCTGTAGAATTTTTTGACTCTTTTGTACCAGAGTTGATTGAAGAAAATGTTCGTGTTAATGTGATGGGGTACAGAGAAAATCTACCTGATCATACGATGCGTGCAGTAGAAAAAGCCATTGCGGATACAGCACATTGTACAGGCCTAACGCTTAATTTTGCGCTTAACTACGGTGGACGTTCAGAAATCATTACGGCTGCCAAAGAAGCAATGAAAGAGCTAGAACGTGAAGGTAAAAGTGCAGAAAATTTAACAGAAGAAATGTTAAATGACCATTTGATGAGTAGCGGCTTAGGGGATCCAGACTTGCTGATTCGAACGAGCGGTGAGCTTAGATTAAGTAATTTTATGCTTTGGCAACTTGCTTATAGCGAGTTTTATTTTACGGATACACATTGGCCTGATTTTTCAAAAGAAGATTTTTTACAGGCAATTATTGAATATCAAAACCGGTCACGTCGTTTTGGAGGGCTCTAG
- a CDS encoding phosphatidate cytidylyltransferase, protein MKTRIITAVVALIFFIPFVVYGGIPFELLSILLATIALYEVLVMTKQRIFSMNGIITLLLMWLVVVPDRYLDFLDTLHITEMEVIFILMALLLANTVFSRNKFHFDQVGICMVAAFYTGFGFHYLALTREAGLMYVLFALFIVWSTDTGAYFIGKAIGKHKLAPNVSPNKTVEGFIGGIVCALVIAGGFYYFAELPGNIALVLALLVFLSIFGQLGDLVESALKRFYGVKDSGKILPGHGGILDRFDSLLFVLPLLHILQII, encoded by the coding sequence TTGAAAACGAGAATTATTACTGCAGTTGTTGCGCTTATATTTTTTATTCCATTCGTTGTTTACGGGGGAATTCCATTTGAACTATTAAGTATTTTACTAGCAACGATTGCTTTATATGAAGTACTTGTAATGACAAAACAACGAATTTTTTCGATGAATGGGATAATTACTTTACTATTAATGTGGTTAGTTGTCGTGCCAGATAGATATTTGGACTTTTTAGATACACTGCATATTACTGAAATGGAAGTTATTTTTATTTTAATGGCTTTATTACTCGCTAATACTGTGTTTTCACGAAATAAATTCCATTTTGATCAAGTTGGTATTTGTATGGTTGCCGCTTTTTATACAGGGTTTGGTTTCCATTACTTAGCGTTAACTCGTGAAGCTGGATTAATGTATGTACTTTTTGCTTTATTTATTGTTTGGTCTACTGATACAGGGGCTTATTTTATTGGAAAAGCAATTGGGAAGCATAAATTAGCTCCAAATGTTAGTCCGAACAAAACGGTGGAAGGGTTTATCGGCGGGATTGTATGTGCACTTGTCATTGCTGGGGGCTTTTATTATTTTGCTGAGCTGCCAGGAAATATTGCACTCGTACTAGCGCTTTTAGTCTTTCTATCTATTTTTGGACAGTTGGGAGACTTGGTCGAATCTGCTTTGAAACGCTTTTATGGTGTAAAAGATTCTGGGAAAATCTTACCAGGGCATGGTGGTATTTTAGACCGCTTTGATAGCTTGTTGTTCGTTTTACCTCTGCTACATATACTTCAAATTATTTAA
- a CDS encoding 1-deoxy-D-xylulose-5-phosphate reductoisomerase, with the protein MKKIILLGATGSIGTQTLAIIRENPEKFQVVALSFGRNMERGRAIIKEFKPKMVAVWHTRDRVTLEAEFPNVKFFNGLEGLREVATYLDGDVLLNAVMGSVGLLPTLDAIEAGKAIAIANKETLVTAGHLVMRAAKEKNISLLPVDSEHSAILQALNGENTERIEKIVLTASGGSFRDKTREQLSLVTVKEALKHPNWNMGNKLTIDSATMFNKGLEVMEAHWLFGVDYDDIEVVIQRESIIHSMVQFVDGSFIAQLGTPDMRMPIQYALTYPDRLYIPYEKEFRITDFSALHFEKVDYERFPALKLAYNAGKIGGTMPTVLNAANEIAVAGFLNGQVAFYNIEALVENAMNRHTSISDPDLDTILQVDQETRAYVKTLL; encoded by the coding sequence ATGAAAAAAATTATTTTGCTAGGTGCAACTGGTTCTATTGGAACACAAACGCTTGCAATCATTCGCGAAAATCCTGAAAAATTTCAAGTTGTTGCGCTTAGTTTTGGGCGTAATATGGAACGTGGTAGGGCGATTATAAAAGAGTTTAAACCCAAAATGGTCGCTGTTTGGCATACGAGAGATCGTGTGACATTAGAAGCAGAATTCCCAAACGTGAAATTTTTTAATGGTTTAGAAGGGCTTAGAGAAGTAGCGACCTATTTAGATGGGGATGTGCTTTTAAATGCAGTTATGGGGAGCGTTGGCTTACTTCCAACATTAGATGCAATCGAAGCTGGGAAGGCCATTGCAATTGCTAATAAAGAAACGCTTGTTACGGCTGGACATTTAGTCATGCGTGCGGCGAAAGAAAAAAACATTTCACTATTACCTGTTGATAGCGAACATTCTGCTATTTTACAAGCATTAAACGGAGAAAATACGGAAAGAATCGAAAAAATAGTTTTGACAGCGAGCGGTGGAAGTTTCCGAGATAAGACGAGGGAGCAACTCAGCCTGGTTACGGTGAAAGAAGCGTTAAAACATCCGAACTGGAATATGGGGAATAAATTAACAATTGATTCAGCAACGATGTTTAACAAAGGTTTGGAAGTGATGGAGGCGCACTGGCTGTTTGGTGTGGACTACGATGATATAGAAGTCGTTATCCAGCGCGAAAGTATTATCCATTCTATGGTTCAGTTCGTGGATGGAAGTTTCATTGCGCAACTTGGTACACCAGATATGCGGATGCCAATTCAATACGCTTTAACCTATCCCGACAGACTTTATATACCGTATGAAAAAGAATTCCGGATTACTGATTTTTCCGCACTTCATTTTGAAAAAGTGGATTATGAAAGATTTCCGGCATTGAAACTCGCGTATAATGCTGGTAAAATAGGTGGAACAATGCCGACAGTTTTAAATGCAGCAAATGAAATTGCTGTTGCTGGCTTTTTGAATGGACAGGTGGCTTTTTATAATATTGAAGCACTTGTTGAAAATGCAATGAATCGTCATACTAGCATTTCTGACCCTGACTTGGATACCATTTTACAAGTCGATCAAGAAACACGCGCGTATGTAAAGACACTTTTATAG
- the rseP gene encoding RIP metalloprotease RseP, translating into MTTIIAFIFVFGLIVFFHELGHFLFAKRAGIMVKDFSIGFGPKIFAYRKKETQYTIRLLPIGGYVRMAGEDGEEIELKPGYRVGLELTPEETVSKIIVNGKDQYVNAQPIEVSLCDLEKELFIEGYEDYDDTKKVRYQVERDALVIDGKIETMITPYDRSFNAKSLGNRAMTIFAGPLFNFILAILIFTALAFVQGGVPSTDNTLGNVLPDGAAAEAGLKKGDEVLSINGKETKSWTDIVQSVSENPGKTLDFKIERDGKTQDIDVKPATQKENGKDVGKIGVETPMDSSFTAKITNGFTQTWNWIVQIFTILGNMFTGGFSLDMLNGPVGIYTSTQQVVQYGFMTVLNWTAVLSINLGIVNLLPLPALDGGRLMFFLYELVRGKPIDPKKEGIIHFAGFALLMVLMILVTWNDIQRAFF; encoded by the coding sequence TTGACAACTATTATTGCTTTTATTTTCGTATTCGGACTGATTGTATTTTTCCATGAACTAGGACATTTTCTTTTTGCAAAACGTGCTGGAATTATGGTAAAAGACTTTTCAATCGGGTTTGGACCGAAAATTTTTGCTTATCGTAAAAAAGAAACGCAATATACGATTCGCTTATTACCGATTGGTGGTTACGTTCGGATGGCTGGGGAAGATGGCGAGGAAATCGAGCTAAAACCTGGTTACCGAGTAGGGCTTGAATTAACACCAGAAGAAACGGTTAGTAAAATTATTGTTAATGGGAAAGATCAATATGTCAATGCACAGCCAATCGAGGTTTCTCTCTGTGATTTAGAGAAAGAACTTTTCATTGAAGGCTACGAAGATTACGATGATACCAAAAAAGTTCGCTATCAGGTAGAGCGTGATGCATTAGTGATTGACGGTAAAATCGAAACGATGATTACACCGTATGACCGTTCTTTTAATGCAAAATCTTTAGGAAACCGGGCAATGACCATTTTTGCTGGACCGCTTTTTAACTTTATTTTAGCTATTTTAATTTTCACAGCACTTGCTTTTGTACAAGGGGGCGTTCCGAGCACCGATAATACGCTTGGGAATGTTCTACCGGACGGAGCTGCTGCTGAAGCCGGTCTAAAAAAAGGGGATGAGGTTCTTTCCATCAATGGAAAAGAAACAAAATCTTGGACCGATATTGTTCAAAGTGTTTCGGAAAACCCCGGAAAAACACTTGATTTCAAAATTGAGCGAGATGGCAAGACACAAGATATCGATGTCAAACCCGCAACACAAAAAGAAAATGGCAAAGACGTAGGGAAAATCGGTGTAGAAACACCAATGGACTCCTCTTTTACTGCTAAAATAACGAATGGATTTACGCAAACATGGAATTGGATTGTACAAATATTTACGATTCTAGGAAACATGTTTACTGGCGGATTTTCGCTCGATATGCTGAATGGCCCAGTGGGAATTTACACAAGTACGCAACAAGTCGTTCAATATGGCTTTATGACTGTACTAAACTGGACTGCTGTTTTAAGTATTAACTTAGGAATTGTTAACTTGCTACCGTTACCAGCACTAGATGGCGGACGTTTAATGTTCTTCTTATACGAACTCGTTCGCGGCAAACCAATTGACCCTAAAAAAGAAGGCATTATCCATTTTGCTGGATTTGCACTTTTAATGGTACTGATGATTCTTGTGACATGGAACGATATTCAACGAGCATTTTTCTAA
- a CDS encoding proline--tRNA ligase, translating into MRQTMTFIPTLKEVPADAEVKSHQLLLRAGFIRQTASGIYSYLPLATLMLRKIETIIREELEAIGAAELLMPALQPAELWQESGRWNDYGPELMRLKDRASRDFALGPTHEEVITALLRDEVKSYKRLPLTLYQIQTKFRDEKRPRFGLLRGREFIMKDAYSFHATSESLDEVYNLMHQAYSNIFTRCGLEFRSVIADSGSIGGNESKEFMALSDIGEDTIAYSDASDYAANTEMAPVLYMEKKSHELEKELEKVATPDQKSIADIVEFLEVPIEKTMKSMLYQVDEEVIMVLVRGDHEVNDIKIKNALDATNVELVDPAVAVELLGANFGSLGPINVPENTRVFADNAVKDIVNAVVGANEDGFHYINVNADRDFTVTSYFDLRMIQVGDLSPDGQGVIKFAEGIEVGHIFKLGTKYSQAMNATILDENGRAQPIIMGCYGIGVSRILSAIAEQSNDENGFVWDKQISPFDLHLIPVNMKSEEQVAFAETLYTSLQGAGFSVLIDDRAERAGVKFADADLIGLPIRITVGKKAAEGVVEVKIRKTGEMIEVRQDELLNTLPILFGDK; encoded by the coding sequence ATGCGTCAAACGATGACATTTATACCAACATTAAAAGAAGTTCCAGCAGATGCGGAAGTAAAGAGTCACCAATTACTTCTTCGTGCTGGTTTTATAAGACAAACAGCTAGTGGGATTTATAGTTATTTACCACTTGCAACATTGATGTTAAGAAAAATCGAAACAATTATTCGTGAAGAGCTAGAAGCAATTGGCGCTGCAGAATTATTAATGCCTGCACTTCAACCTGCGGAACTTTGGCAAGAGTCTGGTCGTTGGAACGATTACGGTCCAGAATTAATGCGTCTAAAAGACCGAGCTTCTCGTGACTTTGCGCTTGGACCAACACATGAAGAAGTTATTACGGCGCTTTTACGCGATGAAGTTAAATCTTACAAACGTTTGCCACTTACTTTATACCAAATTCAAACAAAATTCCGTGATGAAAAACGTCCACGCTTCGGGTTATTACGCGGTCGTGAATTCATTATGAAAGATGCATATTCTTTCCATGCAACAAGTGAAAGTTTAGATGAAGTGTATAATTTAATGCACCAAGCGTATTCAAATATCTTTACTCGTTGTGGGCTTGAGTTCCGTTCTGTTATTGCGGATTCTGGTTCGATCGGCGGGAATGAATCAAAAGAATTTATGGCGTTATCTGATATTGGTGAAGATACAATTGCTTATAGTGACGCTTCCGATTATGCAGCTAACACAGAAATGGCTCCTGTTTTATATATGGAGAAAAAATCGCATGAACTGGAGAAAGAGTTAGAAAAAGTTGCTACTCCAGATCAAAAATCGATTGCTGATATTGTCGAGTTTTTAGAAGTACCTATTGAAAAAACAATGAAATCGATGCTTTATCAAGTAGATGAAGAAGTTATTATGGTTCTCGTTCGCGGCGACCATGAAGTAAATGATATTAAAATCAAAAATGCATTAGATGCAACCAATGTAGAATTAGTGGACCCAGCAGTTGCAGTAGAATTATTAGGAGCTAATTTTGGTTCTCTAGGGCCAATCAATGTTCCAGAAAATACACGCGTATTTGCGGATAATGCGGTAAAAGATATTGTTAATGCCGTTGTGGGTGCAAATGAAGATGGTTTCCATTATATTAATGTGAATGCGGATCGTGATTTCACTGTAACAAGCTATTTTGATTTACGTATGATTCAAGTTGGCGATCTATCTCCAGATGGCCAAGGTGTCATCAAATTTGCTGAAGGTATCGAAGTAGGTCATATTTTCAAACTTGGAACGAAATATAGCCAAGCAATGAATGCAACGATTTTAGACGAAAATGGTCGTGCACAGCCAATTATTATGGGTTGTTACGGAATTGGCGTATCACGTATTTTATCTGCCATTGCGGAACAATCGAATGATGAAAATGGTTTTGTATGGGACAAACAAATTAGTCCATTTGATTTGCATTTGATCCCTGTTAATATGAAGAGCGAAGAGCAAGTTGCTTTTGCAGAAACACTTTATACTTCCTTACAAGGTGCTGGCTTCAGTGTCTTAATTGATGATCGTGCGGAGCGGGCGGGCGTTAAGTTTGCAGATGCGGATTTAATCGGTTTACCAATTCGTATTACAGTTGGGAAAAAAGCAGCAGAAGGCGTTGTGGAAGTGAAAATCAGAAAAACTGGCGAAATGATTGAAGTTCGTCAAGATGAACTTCTAAACACGCTACCTATACTCTTTGGAGATAAATAA